GCTTGCCCGGCGCGGAGTCAGCGCCAGGCCCATCTACCTGCCACCAGCCGACAAACAGGGCGGCAAAGACCGCCGCCGCTCCGATCGCTGCGATTTTGGCCACCCTCATCATTAGCCGGATCAGCCTTCGGGGCCGCGTGCGCCGATGCCAAGGACCGGGACGGTGATTTCAAGCTCCGTTCCATCGGAAAAGAGCAGGGTCAGCGGAAAGGTCTCCCCCTCGACGAGCGGAGATTGCAGTTGCATCAGCATCGCGTGATATCCGCCGGGTTCAAGGGCGAACATACCCCCGGGCGGGATCACGATATCGTCCGCCGGAGCCATGCTGCTGACGCCGTCAGAATTGGTTCTGGTTTCGTGGATCGAAGCCATGCCGGAGATCTCCGCGCGAAGACCGATAAGGGAGATCTGATCGCTGCCCTCGTTCCGAACGGTCAGATAGGCCCCGCCGGGCCGCGACATTCCAAGGCTCGCGCGCGCCCAGGGGCTCTCGACCACAATCGATGCGTTCTCTGACAACTGCTGCGCTGAGGATGCCATTGGCAAGCCCATCAGAAGAGCGACAGACAGGCTCTGGATTGCCTTTGCGAAGGTTTTGAACACGTTGGGTCTCCTGTTCGTTCTAGTTTGTTGCCGCAGCCTCGACTTCGGCTTGGACGAGCGACAAGAGCTGCTCCGCACCGAACTCTGGCAAAGGCTTACCGTTGACGAAGAACGTCGGTGTGCCTTGGATTCCGACAGCTTCGACGTCTGCCCGGTCTTGATTGAGGACGCCGACGATGCTGGGTGACATGATCTGATTTGCGGCGGCGTCTGTGTCCAAGCCCGCCGCTCCGGCGATCTCCATGATGCGCTCAGCTGCCGGAGCGCCGTGAGAGGCCCAAGCGGGCTGATTTTCAAGCAGCGCTTCCAGCACGGGAACAAAAACGTCCTGCAACCGAGCCGCTTCCAGCACCTTGATTGCCAGCTCGGACCCATCGCCGTGGAACGGCGTGTAGCGCATGACGACGCGCACATCGTCGGGGTATTGCGCCAGTATCTGCTTCACGATGGGATGGAAGGCGCGGCAGGCCTCGCAGGCTGGGTCGAAGAACTCCACGATGGTCACTGGCGCATCCTCGCGCCCGAGTATGGGAGAATAGGACCGAACAAGACGATCCTGTTGTTCCAGCGGAGCGGCTGTCGCCACCGGGGTCGGATCGGGGCGCGATACGAACCAGGCACCAGCCACGAAAACGGCCAGTACCAGAGTGAGTATCGCGAGCAGAAGAGTCTGTCGGTTCATATTGATATCCGTCGAAGTTGAATGAGAAGGGCAAGGATCGCCCCGAACGTCAGCAGGGAGAGCAGAGGGATTGGCAGGCCAAGGATCAGCATCGCGTCATCGGTGCAGGATGGCCCGGACGCCGTGCAGGGGACGATCGGCGCCGGCACGATCCCTGCGTAAAGCAGGGAATGGTAAAGGGCGACGGCACCACCCAGAACCGCGAGCGGCGCGGCATAGCGCCAGATCGAGAGGTCGGCGCGCCACGCCGCCACCCCGAGGATAATCGCGAGCGGAAACATGAAGGCACGCTGGAACCAGCACAGATTGCAGGGGGTCTGCCCCAGAACCTCTCCGATGAAGAGCACGGCGAGCGACGCGGACAAGGCGACGAACCATGCCGCGAAGAGGAAAGCTACCGGGCTCGCGGCGCTTGGCGTTGCGTCTGGGCCAGCTGTCACGCGCCGATCCTTTCGCGAAGATCAGTAACGATCAGTCCGGGTTCCTCGTCGTATTCGTAGATGCGGACAAATTCACCTTCCGGATCGAAGAGAAGGAAGGACGACGTATGCCCCATCGTATAGCCGTCGGGCGCCGAGGCTTCCTCAATCTTCTGGTAGTAGATCTTGAAGGTCTCGGCAGTGCGTTCGATTTGCTCCGGCGGTCCGCTCAACCCAAGGATTCCCTGACCAAACTGGGGAACGTAGTTGGCCAGAGCGCTTGGCGTATCCCTTTCAGGGTCGACCGTGATGAACAGGGGCTGGACGGCGGAACCTTGGGTGCCGAGCTCGTCCATGACCTGCGCGATGGTTGCGAGCCCCATGGGACACACGTCGGGGCAGTTCGCAAATCCGAAAAAGACGAGCATCCAGCGCCCTCGGAAATCCTCGTCGGTCTGCACCATACCGGTATGGTCCGTCAGCTCAAAATCCGCAGTGAAACTCTCGGCCTCAGGATCAACACGCGCGGCGAACGGTCCCTGATTGCGTTCAGTCATCCAAAGCGTGGCTGACACCGCCGCAGCGACAACCACTGCCGACCAGAGAACTATCCGGACCTTCTTCATTGCTTGCGCTACCCACCTGTTCAGTTTGTCTGTGCGCGGGATACAAGCTACAGCAGATAGAGGTTCAAGCG
The genomic region above belongs to Sulfitobacter sp. M39 and contains:
- a CDS encoding copper chaperone PCu(A)C, with protein sequence MGLPMASSAQQLSENASIVVESPWARASLGMSRPGGAYLTVRNEGSDQISLIGLRAEISGMASIHETRTNSDGVSSMAPADDIVIPPGGMFALEPGGYHAMLMQLQSPLVEGETFPLTLLFSDGTELEITVPVLGIGARGPEG
- a CDS encoding DsbA family protein translates to MNRQTLLLAILTLVLAVFVAGAWFVSRPDPTPVATAAPLEQQDRLVRSYSPILGREDAPVTIVEFFDPACEACRAFHPIVKQILAQYPDDVRVVMRYTPFHGDGSELAIKVLEAARLQDVFVPVLEALLENQPAWASHGAPAAERIMEIAGAAGLDTDAAANQIMSPSIVGVLNQDRADVEAVGIQGTPTFFVNGKPLPEFGAEQLLSLVQAEVEAAATN
- a CDS encoding disulfide bond formation protein B, which produces MTAGPDATPSAASPVAFLFAAWFVALSASLAVLFIGEVLGQTPCNLCWFQRAFMFPLAIILGVAAWRADLSIWRYAAPLAVLGGAVALYHSLLYAGIVPAPIVPCTASGPSCTDDAMLILGLPIPLLSLLTFGAILALLIQLRRISI
- a CDS encoding SCO family protein translates to MKKVRIVLWSAVVVAAAVSATLWMTERNQGPFAARVDPEAESFTADFELTDHTGMVQTDEDFRGRWMLVFFGFANCPDVCPMGLATIAQVMDELGTQGSAVQPLFITVDPERDTPSALANYVPQFGQGILGLSGPPEQIERTAETFKIYYQKIEEASAPDGYTMGHTSSFLLFDPEGEFVRIYEYDEEPGLIVTDLRERIGA